The following proteins are encoded in a genomic region of Sneathiella marina:
- a CDS encoding S49 family peptidase has protein sequence MKISELIAKTPLKRFVDKSPVVAVLPLYGVIASGGSKLRGENLNLSGMAEKIENAFATKNLSAVALPINSPGGSPVQSSLIFDRIRQLADEKEIPVYAFAEDVMASGGYWLGLCADEIYVNQNSVVGSIGVVSAGFGFTALLEKVGVERRAYSAGENKMKLDPFSPEKEEDVVWLKKIQTEIHESFKDLVKNRRGDRLKKRKDKELFSGDVWTGPKAVELGLVDGIADIRSFMREKYGEKVKFKRFEGRQGFLQRKLGLGASVGEDAVETFIAAIKNQAAWARFGL, from the coding sequence ATGAAAATATCTGAATTAATAGCCAAGACGCCGCTGAAACGGTTTGTCGACAAATCGCCCGTTGTGGCCGTCCTTCCCCTTTATGGCGTGATTGCGTCGGGCGGGAGCAAGCTGCGCGGGGAAAACCTTAATCTGTCTGGCATGGCGGAGAAAATTGAAAATGCTTTCGCGACAAAAAACCTGAGTGCTGTTGCGTTGCCGATAAATTCGCCCGGTGGCTCACCTGTGCAATCCTCCTTGATTTTTGATCGCATCCGTCAACTGGCCGATGAAAAAGAGATTCCGGTTTATGCCTTTGCCGAAGATGTCATGGCGTCCGGCGGATATTGGCTCGGGCTTTGTGCCGATGAAATTTATGTCAACCAGAATTCAGTGGTTGGATCGATTGGTGTCGTCTCTGCCGGCTTCGGGTTTACGGCGTTGCTGGAAAAGGTGGGTGTTGAACGGCGGGCCTATTCAGCCGGCGAAAACAAGATGAAGCTGGACCCGTTCAGCCCCGAAAAAGAAGAAGATGTTGTCTGGCTTAAAAAAATCCAAACGGAAATCCATGAAAGTTTTAAAGATCTTGTCAAAAACCGGCGCGGTGATCGATTGAAAAAACGCAAAGACAAAGAGCTGTTTTCAGGCGACGTCTGGACAGGTCCGAAAGCGGTCGAGCTGGGGCTGGTCGATGGTATTGCCGATATTCGATCCTTTATGCGCGAGAAATATGGCGAGAAAGTCAAGTTCAAACGATTTGAAGGCCGGCAGGGGTTCCTGCAGCGAAAATTGGGCCTTGGTGCCTCCGTTGGTGAAGACGCGGTGGAGACATTTATTGCCGCCATAAAAAATCAGGCGGCCTGGGCTCGGTTCGGATTATGA